From Pseudomonas sp. stari2:
CGCCACTGTGATTTACGCCGCGCCACCGCTGATCCGCCTGACCGATCTGGGTATCCGTCAGGTCGACGGTGAAGTGATGGAAGCCATCAACGCTTTCGGCGCCAACCGCTGGCAGCAACTGTTCGGCGTGCAACTGCCGCTGGCCCTGCCGAGCATCATGGCGGGGATCAACCAGACCACCATGATGGCCCTGTCGATGGTGGTGATCGCCTCGATGATCGGTGCCCGTGGCCTGGGTGAAGATGTGCTGGTGGGCATCCAGACCCTCAACGTCGGACGCGGCCTTGAAGCCGGTCTGGCGATCGTGATTCTCGCAGTGGTCATCGACCGCATTACCCAGGCGTATGGTCGGCCACGGCATGAGGTGAGCAAATGAGCAACGCAACCGTGAGCAAGATCGAAGTCAAAAACGTCTTCAAGATTTTCGGCAATCGTTCCAAGGACGCGCTGGCCATGGTCGGCCAGGGCAAGACCAAGGAGCAGGTGCTGAACGAGACCGGTTGCGTGGTCGGGGTCAACGACCTGTCCCTGAGCATCGGCACCGGGGAGATCTTCGTGATCATGGGCCTGTCCGGTTCCGGCAAATCGACGCTGGTGCGCCACTTCAACCGCCTGATCGACCCGACCAGCGGCGCGATCCTGGTGGACGGCGTGGACATCCTGCAATACGACATGGAAGCCCTGCGCGAATTTCGCCGGCACAAGATCAGCATGGTGTTCCAGAGCTTCGGCCTGCTGCCCCACAAGACCGTGCTCGACAACGTCGCCTATGGCCTGAAAGTGCGCGGTGAGAGCAAGCAACTGTGCGCCGAGCGCGCGCTGCACTGGATCAACACCGTGGGCCTCAAGGGCTACGAAAACAAATACCCGCACCAGCTCTCCGGCGGCATGCGCCAGCGTGTCGGCCTGGCCCGCGCGCTGGCGGCGGACACCGACATCATCCTGATGGACGAAGCGTTCAGCGCCCTCGACCCGCTGATCCGCGCCGAGATGCAGGATCAGTTGCTGGAGCTGCAAAAGACCCTGCACAAGACCATCGTCTTCATCACCCACGACCTCGACGAGGCCGTGCGCATCGGCAACCGCATCGCGATCCTCAAGGACGGCCGCCTGATTCAGGTCGGTACGCCGAAAGAGATCCTGCATTCGCCGGCGGACGAGTATGTCGACCGCTTCGTGCAGCGGCGGGCGGCAGTGGTTTGAGGTTCGTTCCCACGTCGAGACGTCGAACCGTCTGCGTGGGAATGCATTTCGTGACGATCAGGTTAAAGAGGTTTTAGATGTCCCAGGCTGAAAAAATCGTTATCGCCGACGCTCCGATGCGTTGGCAGGATGTGGTCGCGGTAGCCCGTCACGGCGCGCAACTCGAGCTGTCGGCCCACACCTGGGCGCGCATCGAAAATGCTCAGGGCATCGTCCGGCGCATCGTCGCCAGCGGCGAGCGCGCCTATGGCGTCAACACCGGACTGGGAGGTCTGTCCAACGTCTCGCTGCAGGGCGAACAGCTCAGCCAGTTGTCGCGCAACACCTTGCTCAGCCACGCCTGCGGCGTCGGTCCGGTGCTGGCCGACGAGCAGACCCGCGCCATCATGTGCGCCGCAATCCGCAACTACAGCCACGGAAAATCCGGGATTCATCGGCAAGTGGTCGAAGCACTGCTGGCGCTGCTCAATCGCGGCATCACCCCGCAAGTGCCGTCCCAGGGTTCGGTGGGTTACCTGACACACATGGCGCACATCGGTATCGCGCTGCTGGGTGTGGGCAATGTCAGCTATCGCGGGCAAGTGATTTCCGCGCAGCAGGCGCTGGCCGAAGAAGGCCTGCAACCGGTGCAACTCGGGGCGAAGGACGGTTTGTGCCTGGTCAACGGCACGCCGTGCATGACCGGTCTCGGTTGCCTGGCGATTGCCGATGCCATGCGTCTGGTGCAATGGGCTGACGTGGTCGGTGCCATGAGCTTCGAGGCCCAGCGCGGTCAGATCGCCGCGTTCGATGCCGAAATCATCGCGCTCAAACCGCACCCGGGCATGCAACAGGTCGGCGTCAATCTGCGGGCGCTGCTCGATGGCAGTGAAGTGATTGCGTCGAGCAAAGGCATTCGCACTCAGGATGCGCTGAGCATCCGCTCGATCCCGCAGGTGCATGGCGCCGCGCGCGATCAACTGCAACACGCGATCAAACAGATCGAAACCGAACTCAACGGCTGCACCGACAACCCGTTGCTGCTGGGTACACCGGACGAGTTCCGGGTCATGTCCCAGGCCAACCCGCACGGACAGTCGGTGGCGCTGGCAGCGGATCTGCTGGCGATTGCCATGGCCGAAATCGGCTCGATTGCCGAGCGGCGTCTGGACCGTTTGATCAACCCGCATGTCAGCGGTCTGCCGGCCTTTCTGGTGGCCAATCCGGGGGTGAACTCCGGGATGATGATCGTGCAATACGTCGCCGCGTCGCTGTGCGCGGAAAACCGCCAGTTGGCGCAACCGGCGGTGCTGGACAACTACGTCACTTCCGGTCTGCAGGAAGACCACCTGAGCATGGGCACCAACGCCGCGCTGAAGCTGCATCGAGCACTGGAAAACTGCACGCAGATCCTCGCCATCGAGTACTTGCTGGCGGCTCAGGCGTTTGAATTTCTCAAGGAACAGCGCTTCGGCGCGGGCACCGATACCGCCTGGCGACTGTTGCGCGAAAAGGTCCCGGCCTACGATCAGGACCGCTGGCTGGCGCCGGATATCGCCGCTGCCGCGAGCGTGTTGAAAGATTCGGAATTGCTGCACCACGTACTGCCGAATTTGCACTGACAATTACCCATGCCAGCGTACCAAGGCGTGGATCGTCCAAAAGACGAGAAGCGACGGATAACGGAATGCTCCGGAGCGACTGGTAGTTCATAACAAACTCTCAAAAGGAGCATTTAAATGACTGCGCTGAACCTGATCCCCGGCCAACTGAGCCTGGCCCAACTGCGTGACGTCTATCAGCATCCGGTCAAACTGACCCTCGATTACAGCGCTGCTGCACAGATCGAAGCCAGCGTCGCCTGCGTCGAGCAGATTCTCGCCGAGAACCGCACCGCCTACGGCATCAACACCGGTTTCGGCCTGCTGGCCTCGACCCGCATCGCCAGCGAAGACCTGGAAAACCTCCAGCGTTCGCTGGTGCTGTCCCACGCTGCCGGAGTCGGCCAGCCGATCAGCGATGAGCTGGTGCGCCTGATCATGGTGCTCAAGGTCAACAGCCTGAGCCGTGGTTTCTCCGGCATCCGTCGCGTGGTGATCGATGCGCTGATCGCCCTGATCAACGCCGAGGTTTACCCACACATTCCGTTGAAAGGTTCGGTCGGTGCATCCGGCGACCTCGCGCCATTGGCGCACATGTCGCTGGTGCTGCTGGGCGAGGGCAAGGCGCGCTACAAGGGCGAGTGGATGGAAGCGACCGAGGCGCTGAAGGTCGCCGGTCTGACGCCGCTGACGCTGGCTGCGAAAGAAGGTCTGGCGCTGCTCAATGGCACGCAAGTCTCCACCGCATTCGCCCTGCGCGGTCTGTTCGAAGGTGAAGACTTGTTTGCCGGCGCGCTGGCTCTGGGTGGTCTTACAGTTGAAGCAGTATTGGGTTCGCGCTCGCCATTCGACGCGCGTATCCACGCCGCCCGTGGCCAGAAAGGCCAGATCGACACCGCCGCTGCCTACCGCGATCTGCTCGGCGAGCGCAGCGAAGTCTCCGACTCGCACCAGAACTGCGAAAAGGTTCAGGACCCGTACTCGCTACGTTGCCAGCCGCAAGTCATGGGCGCGTGCCTGACCCAGTTCCGTCAGGCCGCTGAGGTGCTGGTCATCGAAGCCAACGCCGTCTCCGACAACCCATTGGTATTCGCCGCCGAAGGCGACGTGATTTCCGGCGGCAACTTCCACGCCGAACCAGTCGCCATGGCCGCTGACAACATGGCCCTGGCCATCGCCGAAATCGGCTCCCTGAGCGAGCGTCGCATCTCGCTGATGATGGACAAGCACATGTCGCAACTGCCGCCGTTCCTGGTGGCCAATGGCGGGGTGAACTCCGGTTTCATGATCGCTCAGGTGACGGCAGCGGCCCTCGCCAGCGAGAACAAGGCACTGGCTCATCCGCACTCGGTGGACAGCCTGCCGACTTCCGCCAACCAGGAAGACCACGTGTCGATGGCCCCGGCTGCCGGCAAGCGTCTGTGGGAAATGGCCGAGAACACTCGCGGCATTCTTGCGGTGGAATGGCTGGCGGCGGTGCAGGGGCTGGACCTGCGCAACGGCCTGAAGACCTCGACCAAACTGGAAAAGGCCCGGGGCATTTTGCGTCGCGAAGTGCCGTTCTACGAGAAGGACCGCTTCTTCGCGCCGGACATCAATGCGGCGAGCGAGCTGTTGGCTTCGCGCATTCTGACTGAACTGGTTCCGGCGAAACTGCTGCCGAGCCTTTAACCCTATCCACTGATCGTTCCCACGCAGACGGTTCGACGCCTCGACGTGGGAACGATCGCAAGACGAGGACCTGGGATGAAAACCCTCTGGCAACACTGCCACGTCGCAACCATGGCGCAAGGCGTCTACTCGATCATCGAGGATGCGGCCATCGTGACGTCCGGTGCACACATTGAGTGGATCGGCCCGCGCACTCAATTGCCGTCCGGCGAATACCCGGCGGTCAACGATCTGCAAGGCGCGTGGGTCACCCCCGGCCTGATCGACTGCCACACTCACACCGTGTTCGGCGGTAACCGCAGCGGTGAGTTCGAGAAACGCCTGCAAGGCGTCAGCTACGCCGAGATCGCCGCAGCCGGTGGCGGCATCGCCAGCACCGTGCGCGCCACCCGCGAAGCCTCGGAAGACGAGCTGTTCGCCAGCGCCGCCAAACGCCTGAAAAGCCTGATGCGCGATGGCGTGACCACGGTCGAAATGAAGTCCGGCTACGGCCTCGATCTGGCCAGCGAACGCAAGATCCTGCGGGTCATCCGTCGCCTCGCCGCCGAGCTGCCGATCAGCGTGCGCAGCACCTGTCTGGCCGCCCATGCGTTGCCGCCGGAATACAAGGACCGCGCTGACGATTACATCGATCACATCTGCGCCGAGATGCTGCCCGCGCTGGCTGCGGAAGGACTGGTGGATGCGGTGGATGCCTTCTGTGAATACCTGGCGTTCTCCCCGGAGCAGGTCGAGCGGGTGTTCATCACCGCGCAAAAACTCGGTTTGCCGGTGAAGCTGCACGCCGAGCAATTGTCGTCGTTGCACGGCTCCAGTCTGGCCGCGCGCTATCACGCGTTGTCCGCCGACCATCTGGAGTTCATGGATGAAGACGACGCCATTGCCATGGCCAGGTCCGATACTGTCGCGGTGTTGTTGCCGGGCGCGTTCTACTTCCTGCGTGAAACCCAGTTGCCGCCGATGGAAGCCTTGCGCAAGCACAAGGTGAAAATCGCCATCGCCAGCGACCTCAACCCCGGCACTTCGCCGGCGCTGTCGTTGCGCCTGATGCTGAACATGGCCTGCACCTGCTTCCGCATGACCCCGGAAGAAGCCCTGGCTGGCGCCACGATTCATGCGGCGCAAGCCCTGGGCATGGCCGATACCCACGGTTCGTTGGAAGTCGGCAAGGTCGCGGATTTCGTCGCCTGGCAGATCGACCGGCCGGCGGACCTGGCGTACTGGCTGGGCGGTGAACTGGACAAACGCGTCGTGCGTCACGGCGTTGAATCAAGTCTGTAGGAGAGTGGTTGTGGATAAGGTTCTGAACTTCAAACAAGGTCGCGTGCCGTTGCTGATCAGCATGCCTCACGCCGGTGTACGCCTGACGCCTGCGGTCGAGGCCGGGTTGATCCCGGACGCGAAAAGCCTGCCAGACACCGACTGGCACATTCCTCAGCTCTACGACTTTGCGGCCGAACTGGGCGCCAGCACCCTGGCGGCCGAGTACTCGCGGTTCGTCATTGATCTGAACCGGCCGTCCGACGACAAGCCGTTGTATGCCGGCGCCACCACCGGGCTGTACCCGGCGACGCTGTTCGATGGCATTCCGTTGTTCAAGGAAGGCAAGGAACCGTCGAAAGAAGAACGCGCGACCTATCTGGAGCAGATCTGGACGCCGTACCACCGCACCCTGCAGGAAGAACTGGCGCGGCTGAAGGCCGAGTTCGGTTACGCACTGTTGTTCGATGCGCACTCGATCCGTTCGGTGATCCCGCACCTGTTCGACGGCAAGCTGCCGGACTTCAATCTCGGCACCTTCAACGGCGCCAGTTGCGATCCTCAACTGGCCACGCAACTGGAAGCGATCTGCG
This genomic window contains:
- a CDS encoding glycine betaine/L-proline ABC transporter ATP-binding protein; this encodes MSNATVSKIEVKNVFKIFGNRSKDALAMVGQGKTKEQVLNETGCVVGVNDLSLSIGTGEIFVIMGLSGSGKSTLVRHFNRLIDPTSGAILVDGVDILQYDMEALREFRRHKISMVFQSFGLLPHKTVLDNVAYGLKVRGESKQLCAERALHWINTVGLKGYENKYPHQLSGGMRQRVGLARALAADTDIILMDEAFSALDPLIRAEMQDQLLELQKTLHKTIVFITHDLDEAVRIGNRIAILKDGRLIQVGTPKEILHSPADEYVDRFVQRRAAVV
- the hutH gene encoding histidine ammonia-lyase encodes the protein MTALNLIPGQLSLAQLRDVYQHPVKLTLDYSAAAQIEASVACVEQILAENRTAYGINTGFGLLASTRIASEDLENLQRSLVLSHAAGVGQPISDELVRLIMVLKVNSLSRGFSGIRRVVIDALIALINAEVYPHIPLKGSVGASGDLAPLAHMSLVLLGEGKARYKGEWMEATEALKVAGLTPLTLAAKEGLALLNGTQVSTAFALRGLFEGEDLFAGALALGGLTVEAVLGSRSPFDARIHAARGQKGQIDTAAAYRDLLGERSEVSDSHQNCEKVQDPYSLRCQPQVMGACLTQFRQAAEVLVIEANAVSDNPLVFAAEGDVISGGNFHAEPVAMAADNMALAIAEIGSLSERRISLMMDKHMSQLPPFLVANGGVNSGFMIAQVTAAALASENKALAHPHSVDSLPTSANQEDHVSMAPAAGKRLWEMAENTRGILAVEWLAAVQGLDLRNGLKTSTKLEKARGILRREVPFYEKDRFFAPDINAASELLASRILTELVPAKLLPSL
- the hutH gene encoding histidine ammonia-lyase, with protein sequence MSQAEKIVIADAPMRWQDVVAVARHGAQLELSAHTWARIENAQGIVRRIVASGERAYGVNTGLGGLSNVSLQGEQLSQLSRNTLLSHACGVGPVLADEQTRAIMCAAIRNYSHGKSGIHRQVVEALLALLNRGITPQVPSQGSVGYLTHMAHIGIALLGVGNVSYRGQVISAQQALAEEGLQPVQLGAKDGLCLVNGTPCMTGLGCLAIADAMRLVQWADVVGAMSFEAQRGQIAAFDAEIIALKPHPGMQQVGVNLRALLDGSEVIASSKGIRTQDALSIRSIPQVHGAARDQLQHAIKQIETELNGCTDNPLLLGTPDEFRVMSQANPHGQSVALAADLLAIAMAEIGSIAERRLDRLINPHVSGLPAFLVANPGVNSGMMIVQYVAASLCAENRQLAQPAVLDNYVTSGLQEDHLSMGTNAALKLHRALENCTQILAIEYLLAAQAFEFLKEQRFGAGTDTAWRLLREKVPAYDQDRWLAPDIAAAASVLKDSELLHHVLPNLH
- the hutG gene encoding N-formylglutamate deformylase codes for the protein MDKVLNFKQGRVPLLISMPHAGVRLTPAVEAGLIPDAKSLPDTDWHIPQLYDFAAELGASTLAAEYSRFVIDLNRPSDDKPLYAGATTGLYPATLFDGIPLFKEGKEPSKEERATYLEQIWTPYHRTLQEELARLKAEFGYALLFDAHSIRSVIPHLFDGKLPDFNLGTFNGASCDPQLATQLEAICARYGDYSHVLNGRFKGGHITRHYGNPAENIHAVQLELGQCTYMEEFEPFRYRADLAEPTRVVLKELLQGLLAWGKNHYD
- the hutI gene encoding imidazolonepropionase, with protein sequence MKTLWQHCHVATMAQGVYSIIEDAAIVTSGAHIEWIGPRTQLPSGEYPAVNDLQGAWVTPGLIDCHTHTVFGGNRSGEFEKRLQGVSYAEIAAAGGGIASTVRATREASEDELFASAAKRLKSLMRDGVTTVEMKSGYGLDLASERKILRVIRRLAAELPISVRSTCLAAHALPPEYKDRADDYIDHICAEMLPALAAEGLVDAVDAFCEYLAFSPEQVERVFITAQKLGLPVKLHAEQLSSLHGSSLAARYHALSADHLEFMDEDDAIAMARSDTVAVLLPGAFYFLRETQLPPMEALRKHKVKIAIASDLNPGTSPALSLRLMLNMACTCFRMTPEEALAGATIHAAQALGMADTHGSLEVGKVADFVAWQIDRPADLAYWLGGELDKRVVRHGVESSL